In Apis mellifera strain DH4 linkage group LG3, Amel_HAv3.1, whole genome shotgun sequence, one DNA window encodes the following:
- the LOC725792 gene encoding transcription factor hamlet-like isoform X1, giving the protein MNGLDLSRPTLDYKMNGSSDEGESTSGTPAGGGTGGSGESQEMEENGTIRGGSNNSAGNLVYRDLKALHPSSHDVSSQDYNPQSRPSYQRGYSPAMDKPSYEKEQHRPPSSRDEEKPSSWEYGEKTERKEYSRSRDSLYRSEAYQDATKQEQKEHANREWVSPVPEVEVGGSAPGGPQVRARKDIPRGARFGPFLGKWASEPFNPRYAWEVRTAGSGVRGWLDASHETNNWLKYVRSTSSPHAVNMRHVLIGGQMVYEAVRDIAAGEELLLGVREPLQLQDMLGENTTEDRSDRETASQHSGTVDEDKEDEEEGETRCTVCDKPFQDIELLDSHLITCHRYPAEQHRCDNCPRAYAWRPLLVRHRAIVHGDLRNYPCENCPKSDKPQVFTDPSNLQRHIRTHHVGARSHACTECGKTFATSSGLKQHTHIHSSVKPFQCEVCFKAYTQFSNLCRHKRMHADCRMQIKCVKCGQSFSTVTSLSKHKRFCDSTPPTGPPGAMPQLPTPAPSPFLVYPRPPVSLPGGLPFYPTSLMGPYPGIFPNAPNFLNTPLLFPPKVEEAEKRSESPKKERFTPPRVLPQHSKVSPSTAEEATSSFRPSPARPPVQPTPESDDQDPSKKREIGRAGSEKKPDPEHTASTTTASSANVEETTDQPLDLRVQTKKQRTNCSNATAERKPSRSPSPAPARVEEVPPPPDPPKPEEEGAASVPMEVDSKDVASSPQLRTSLPAEQPPTNTPPHMAYPRPIHPMFLEAMYRGPTGSFPGFPGGPPPPGGAAPESRLLPPLPPFGPPRGLPFLGTLMNGLSGARPGGGGFDLLARPPLGPFPGVKPFQEAVIAPHHHHHHHHAHGKMKDRYSCKFCGKVFPRSANLTRHLRTHTGEQPYKCKYCERSFSISSNLQRHVRNIHDKQRPFKCPLCERCFGQQTNLDRHLKKHEADDGSGVVSVADSPGSSNENEREDTYFDEIRSFMGKVTYGGEAGYGLPPHPAYLPSRLHEMHESKMETEYDEDEDSEEGVSPLDETDGMSPAETKESATPPPQYDLKLREKQELLNNNTAEPVIEIST; this is encoded by the exons ATGAACGGTCTCGATTTGTCCCGGCCCACGCTCGACTACAAGATGAACG GAAGCAGCGACGAAGGCGAGTCGACGTCGGGCACGCCAGCCGGGGGAGGCACGGGGGGTAGCGGGGAGAGCCAGGAAATGGAGGAGAACGGTACGATCCGTGGCGGAAGCAACAATTCCGCCGGCAATCTGGTGTACAGGGATCTGAAGGCCCTTCACCCGTCAAGCCACGACGTGTCCTCCCAGGATTACAATCCGCAATCGAGGCCGTCGTACCAGCGTGGCTACTCGCCGGCCATGGACAAGCCGAGTTACGAGAAGGAGCAGCACAGACCGCCCTCGTCCAGGGACGAGGAGAAACCTTCCTCGTGGGAGTACGGGGAGAAGACCGAGAGGAAGGAGTACTCGAGATCGCGGGATAGCTTGTACAGGAGCGAAGCGTATC AGGACGCGACGAAGCAGGAGCAGAAGGAGCACGCGAACCGCGAATGGGTATCGCCGGTGCCGGAAGTGGAGGTGGGCGGCTCGGCGCCGGGCGGCCCCCAGGTACGAGCGCGGAAGGACATTCCAAGGGGCGCCAGATTCGGCCCTTTCCTCGGCAAATGGGCCAGCGAGCCTTTCAACCCCCGTTACGCGTGGGAG gTTCGTACGGCCGGAAGCGGGGTGAGGGGGTGGTTGGACGCATCCCACGAGACGAATAATTGGTTGAAGTACGTTCGAAGCACTAGCAGCCCGCACGCGGTTAACATGCGACATGTGCTCATCGGTGGACag ATGGTGTACGAGGCGGTGAGGGACATTGCGGCGGGTGAAGAGCTTCTTCTCGGTGTTCGAGAACCTCTTCAGCTTCAGGACATGCTCGGCGAGAATACGACCGAGGATCGAAGCGACCGAGAGACCG CCTCGCAACACAGTGGAACCGTAGACGAGGACaaggaggacgaggaggagggcgAGACTAGATGCACCGTCTGCGACAAACCGTTTCAAGATATCGAATT ATTGGACAGCCATCTGATAACCTGTCACAGATACCCGGCGGAGCAGCATCGGTGCGACAATTGTCCCAGAGCGTACGCCTGGCGACCGTTGTTGGTACGCCACCGAGCGATCGTTCACGGTGATCTTCGGAACTACCCTTGCGAGAACTGTCCGAAG TCGGACAAACCGCAGGTCTTCACGGACCCGTCCAATCTTCAGCGCCACATCCGGACCCATCACGTGGGCGCGAGGAGCCACGCGTGCACCGAGTGCGGCAAGACGTTCGCGACCAGCTCCGGGCTGAAGCAGCACACCCACATCCACAGCAGCGTGAAGCCGTTCCAGTGCGAGGTCTGCTTCAAGGCGTACACCCAGTTCTCCAATCTGTGCCGGCACAAGCGCATGCACGCCGATTGCCGTATGCAGATCAAGTGCGTGAAATGCGGCCAGTCGTTCAGCACGGTCACCTCGTTGTCCAAGCATAAGCGATTCTGCGACTCGACGCCACCTACCGGCCCGCCAGGCGCCATGCCGCAGTTGCCCACCCCGGCCCCCAGCCCTTTCCTCGTTTACCCCAGACCCCCGGTCAGCCTCCCCGGAGGTTTGCCCTTCTACCCGACCAGCCTGATGGGCCCCTACCCGGGAATCTTCCCCAACGCTCCCAATTTCTTGAACACCCCCCTCCTGTTCCCGCCCAAGGTCGAGGAAGCCGAGAAGAGGAGCGAGAGCCCGAAGAAGGAACGTTTCACCCCGCCAAGGGTTCTGCCGCAGCACAGCAAAGTGTCGCCGTCCACCGCCGAGGAGGCGACCTCCTCGTTCAGACCGTCTCCGGCCAGGCCGCCTGTCCAGCCGACCCCCGAGAGCGACGACCAAGACCCGTCCAAGAAACGGGAGATCGGAAGAGCGGGCAGCGAGAAGAAACCGGATCCCGAGCATACCGCGTCCACGACCACCGCGTCGTCCGCGAACGTCGAGGAGACGACGGATCAGCCGTTGGACCTCAGAGTGCAAACCAAGAAGCAGAGGACGAATTGCTCGAACGCGACGGCCGAGAGGAAGCCGAGTCGCAGCCCGTCCCCGGCCCCGGCTCGGGTCGAGGAGGTCCCGCCGCCCCCCGACCCTCCCAAGCCCGAGGAGGAGGGGGCCGCCTCCGTGCCGATGGAGGTCGACTCCAAGGACGTGGCGAGCAGCCCCCAGCTGAGGACCAGCCTGCCCGCCGAGCAACCGCCCACCAACACCCCGCCGCACATGGCGTACCCAAGACCCATCCACCCCATGTTCCTCGAGGCGATGTACCGCGGCCCGACCGGCTCGTTCCCCGGCTTCCCGGGCGGGCCCCCGCCCCCCGGTGGCGCCGCGCCCGAGTCCAGGCTGCTGCCGCCCCTGCCACCCTTCGGACCACCCCGCGGGCTTCCTTTTTTAGGGACGCTCATGAACGGGCTCAGCGGCGCTAGGCCTGGAGGCGGAGGATTCGACCTGCTCGCCAGGCCGCCGCTGGGGCCGTTCCCCGGCGTGAAACCGTTTCAGGAGGCGGTGATCGCGcctcaccaccaccaccaccaccaccacgccCACGGCAAGATGAAGGATCGGTACTCGTGCAAGTTTTGCGGCAAGGTGTTCCCCAGATCCGCAAACTTGACCAGACACCTGCGCACCCACACCGGCGAGCAACCGTACAAGTGCAAGTACTGCGAACGGTCGTTCAGCATCTCGAGCAACCTGCAACGGCACGTGAGAAACATCCACGACAAGCAGAGGCCGTTCAAGTGTCCCCTGTGCGAGAGATGTTTCGGCCAGCAGACGAACTTGGACCGGCATCTGAAGAAGCACGAGGCCGACGACGGGAGCGGTGTCGTTTCCGTGGCCGACTCGCCTGGGAGCAGCAACGAGAACGAGCGCGAGGACACTTACTTCGACGAGATCAGGTCGTTCATGGGCAAAGTGACTTACGGGGGTGAAGCTGGTTACGGATTGCCGCCCCATCCGGCCTATCTGCCCAGTCGGCTTCACGAGATGCACGAGTCCAAGATGGAGACGGAGtacgacgaggacgaggacagCGAGGAAGGGGTGTCCCCCCTGGACGAGACGGATGGCATGTCCCCGGCCGAGACCAAGGAATCGGCAACCCCGCCGCCCCAGTACGATCTCAAGCTGAGGGAGAAGCAGGAACTGCTCAACAACAACACGGCCGAACCCGTGATCGAGATCTCCACATAG
- the LOC725792 gene encoding MDS1 and EVI1 complex locus protein EVI1-B-like isoform X5, whose translation MNGLDLSRPTLDYKMNGSSDEGESTSGTPAGGGTGGSGESQEMEENGTIRGGSNNSAGNLVYRDLKALHPSSHDVSSQDYNPQSRPSYQRGYSPAMDKPSYEKEQHRPPSSRDEEKPSSWEYGEKTERKEYSRSRDSLYRSEAYQDATKQEQKEHANREWVSPVPEVEVGGSAPGGPQVRARKDIPRGARFGPFLGKWASEPFNPRYAWEMVYEAVRDIAAGEELLLGVREPLQLQDMLGENTTEDRSDRETASQHSGTVDEDKEDEEEGETRCTVCDKPFQDIELLDSHLITCHRYPAEQHRCDNCPRAYAWRPLLVRHRAIVHGDLRNYPCENCPKSDKPQVFTDPSNLQRHIRTHHVGARSHACTECGKTFATSSGLKQHTHIHSSVKPFQCEVCFKAYTQFSNLCRHKRMHADCRMQIKCVKCGQSFSTVTSLSKHKRFCDSTPPTGPPGAMPQLPTPAPSPFLVYPRPPVSLPGGLPFYPTSLMGPYPGIFPNAPNFLNTPLLFPPKVEEAEKRSESPKKERFTPPRVLPQHSKVSPSTAEEATSSFRPSPARPPVQPTPESDDQDPSKKREIGRAGSEKKPDPEHTASTTTASSANVEETTDQPLDLRVQTKKQRTNCSNATAERKPSRSPSPAPARVEEVPPPPDPPKPEEEGAASVPMEVDSKDVASSPQLRTSLPAEQPPTNTPPHMAYPRPIHPMFLEAMYRGPTGSFPGFPGGPPPPGGAAPESRLLPPLPPFGPPRGLPFLGTLMNGLSGARPGGGGFDLLARPPLGPFPGVKPFQEAVIAPHHHHHHHHAHGKMKDRYSCKFCGKVFPRSANLTRHLRTHTGEQPYKCKYCERSFSISSNLQRHVRNIHDKQRPFKCPLCERCFGQQTNLDRHLKKHEADDGSGVVSVADSPGSSNENEREDTYFDEIRSFMGKVTYGGEAGYGLPPHPAYLPSRLHEMHESKMETEYDEDEDSEEGVSPLDETDGMSPAETKESATPPPQYDLKLREKQELLNNNTAEPVIEIST comes from the exons ATGAACGGTCTCGATTTGTCCCGGCCCACGCTCGACTACAAGATGAACG GAAGCAGCGACGAAGGCGAGTCGACGTCGGGCACGCCAGCCGGGGGAGGCACGGGGGGTAGCGGGGAGAGCCAGGAAATGGAGGAGAACGGTACGATCCGTGGCGGAAGCAACAATTCCGCCGGCAATCTGGTGTACAGGGATCTGAAGGCCCTTCACCCGTCAAGCCACGACGTGTCCTCCCAGGATTACAATCCGCAATCGAGGCCGTCGTACCAGCGTGGCTACTCGCCGGCCATGGACAAGCCGAGTTACGAGAAGGAGCAGCACAGACCGCCCTCGTCCAGGGACGAGGAGAAACCTTCCTCGTGGGAGTACGGGGAGAAGACCGAGAGGAAGGAGTACTCGAGATCGCGGGATAGCTTGTACAGGAGCGAAGCGTATC AGGACGCGACGAAGCAGGAGCAGAAGGAGCACGCGAACCGCGAATGGGTATCGCCGGTGCCGGAAGTGGAGGTGGGCGGCTCGGCGCCGGGCGGCCCCCAGGTACGAGCGCGGAAGGACATTCCAAGGGGCGCCAGATTCGGCCCTTTCCTCGGCAAATGGGCCAGCGAGCCTTTCAACCCCCGTTACGCGTGGGAG ATGGTGTACGAGGCGGTGAGGGACATTGCGGCGGGTGAAGAGCTTCTTCTCGGTGTTCGAGAACCTCTTCAGCTTCAGGACATGCTCGGCGAGAATACGACCGAGGATCGAAGCGACCGAGAGACCG CCTCGCAACACAGTGGAACCGTAGACGAGGACaaggaggacgaggaggagggcgAGACTAGATGCACCGTCTGCGACAAACCGTTTCAAGATATCGAATT ATTGGACAGCCATCTGATAACCTGTCACAGATACCCGGCGGAGCAGCATCGGTGCGACAATTGTCCCAGAGCGTACGCCTGGCGACCGTTGTTGGTACGCCACCGAGCGATCGTTCACGGTGATCTTCGGAACTACCCTTGCGAGAACTGTCCGAAG TCGGACAAACCGCAGGTCTTCACGGACCCGTCCAATCTTCAGCGCCACATCCGGACCCATCACGTGGGCGCGAGGAGCCACGCGTGCACCGAGTGCGGCAAGACGTTCGCGACCAGCTCCGGGCTGAAGCAGCACACCCACATCCACAGCAGCGTGAAGCCGTTCCAGTGCGAGGTCTGCTTCAAGGCGTACACCCAGTTCTCCAATCTGTGCCGGCACAAGCGCATGCACGCCGATTGCCGTATGCAGATCAAGTGCGTGAAATGCGGCCAGTCGTTCAGCACGGTCACCTCGTTGTCCAAGCATAAGCGATTCTGCGACTCGACGCCACCTACCGGCCCGCCAGGCGCCATGCCGCAGTTGCCCACCCCGGCCCCCAGCCCTTTCCTCGTTTACCCCAGACCCCCGGTCAGCCTCCCCGGAGGTTTGCCCTTCTACCCGACCAGCCTGATGGGCCCCTACCCGGGAATCTTCCCCAACGCTCCCAATTTCTTGAACACCCCCCTCCTGTTCCCGCCCAAGGTCGAGGAAGCCGAGAAGAGGAGCGAGAGCCCGAAGAAGGAACGTTTCACCCCGCCAAGGGTTCTGCCGCAGCACAGCAAAGTGTCGCCGTCCACCGCCGAGGAGGCGACCTCCTCGTTCAGACCGTCTCCGGCCAGGCCGCCTGTCCAGCCGACCCCCGAGAGCGACGACCAAGACCCGTCCAAGAAACGGGAGATCGGAAGAGCGGGCAGCGAGAAGAAACCGGATCCCGAGCATACCGCGTCCACGACCACCGCGTCGTCCGCGAACGTCGAGGAGACGACGGATCAGCCGTTGGACCTCAGAGTGCAAACCAAGAAGCAGAGGACGAATTGCTCGAACGCGACGGCCGAGAGGAAGCCGAGTCGCAGCCCGTCCCCGGCCCCGGCTCGGGTCGAGGAGGTCCCGCCGCCCCCCGACCCTCCCAAGCCCGAGGAGGAGGGGGCCGCCTCCGTGCCGATGGAGGTCGACTCCAAGGACGTGGCGAGCAGCCCCCAGCTGAGGACCAGCCTGCCCGCCGAGCAACCGCCCACCAACACCCCGCCGCACATGGCGTACCCAAGACCCATCCACCCCATGTTCCTCGAGGCGATGTACCGCGGCCCGACCGGCTCGTTCCCCGGCTTCCCGGGCGGGCCCCCGCCCCCCGGTGGCGCCGCGCCCGAGTCCAGGCTGCTGCCGCCCCTGCCACCCTTCGGACCACCCCGCGGGCTTCCTTTTTTAGGGACGCTCATGAACGGGCTCAGCGGCGCTAGGCCTGGAGGCGGAGGATTCGACCTGCTCGCCAGGCCGCCGCTGGGGCCGTTCCCCGGCGTGAAACCGTTTCAGGAGGCGGTGATCGCGcctcaccaccaccaccaccaccaccacgccCACGGCAAGATGAAGGATCGGTACTCGTGCAAGTTTTGCGGCAAGGTGTTCCCCAGATCCGCAAACTTGACCAGACACCTGCGCACCCACACCGGCGAGCAACCGTACAAGTGCAAGTACTGCGAACGGTCGTTCAGCATCTCGAGCAACCTGCAACGGCACGTGAGAAACATCCACGACAAGCAGAGGCCGTTCAAGTGTCCCCTGTGCGAGAGATGTTTCGGCCAGCAGACGAACTTGGACCGGCATCTGAAGAAGCACGAGGCCGACGACGGGAGCGGTGTCGTTTCCGTGGCCGACTCGCCTGGGAGCAGCAACGAGAACGAGCGCGAGGACACTTACTTCGACGAGATCAGGTCGTTCATGGGCAAAGTGACTTACGGGGGTGAAGCTGGTTACGGATTGCCGCCCCATCCGGCCTATCTGCCCAGTCGGCTTCACGAGATGCACGAGTCCAAGATGGAGACGGAGtacgacgaggacgaggacagCGAGGAAGGGGTGTCCCCCCTGGACGAGACGGATGGCATGTCCCCGGCCGAGACCAAGGAATCGGCAACCCCGCCGCCCCAGTACGATCTCAAGCTGAGGGAGAAGCAGGAACTGCTCAACAACAACACGGCCGAACCCGTGATCGAGATCTCCACATAG
- the LOC725792 gene encoding transcription factor hamlet-like isoform X3, producing MNGLDLSRPTLDYKMNGSSDEGESTSGTPAGGGTGGSGESQEMEENGTIRGGSNNSAGNLVYRDLKALHPSSHDVSSQDYNPQSRPSYQRGYSPAMDKPSYEKEQHRPPSSRDEEKPSSWEYGEKTERKEYSRSRDSLYRSEAYQDATKQEQKEHANREWVSPVPEVEVGGSAPGGPQVRARKDIPRGARFGPFLGKWASEPFNPRYAWEVRTAGSGVRGWLDASHETNNWLKYVRSTSSPHAVNMRHVLIGGQMVYEAVRDIAAGEELLLGVREPLQLQDMLGENTTEDRSDRETASQHSGTVDEDKEDEEEGETRCTVCDKPFQDIELLDSHLITCHRYPAEQHRCDNCPRAYAWRPLLVRHRAIVHGDLRNYPCENCPKVFTDPSNLQRHIRTHHVGARSHACTECGKTFATSSGLKQHTHIHSSVKPFQCEVCFKAYTQFSNLCRHKRMHADCRMQIKCVKCGQSFSTVTSLSKHKRFCDSTPPTGPPGAMPQLPTPAPSPFLVYPRPPVSLPGGLPFYPTSLMGPYPGIFPNAPNFLNTPLLFPPKVEEAEKRSESPKKERFTPPRVLPQHSKVSPSTAEEATSSFRPSPARPPVQPTPESDDQDPSKKREIGRAGSEKKPDPEHTASTTTASSANVEETTDQPLDLRVQTKKQRTNCSNATAERKPSRSPSPAPARVEEVPPPPDPPKPEEEGAASVPMEVDSKDVASSPQLRTSLPAEQPPTNTPPHMAYPRPIHPMFLEAMYRGPTGSFPGFPGGPPPPGGAAPESRLLPPLPPFGPPRGLPFLGTLMNGLSGARPGGGGFDLLARPPLGPFPGVKPFQEAVIAPHHHHHHHHAHGKMKDRYSCKFCGKVFPRSANLTRHLRTHTGEQPYKCKYCERSFSISSNLQRHVRNIHDKQRPFKCPLCERCFGQQTNLDRHLKKHEADDGSGVVSVADSPGSSNENEREDTYFDEIRSFMGKVTYGGEAGYGLPPHPAYLPSRLHEMHESKMETEYDEDEDSEEGVSPLDETDGMSPAETKESATPPPQYDLKLREKQELLNNNTAEPVIEIST from the exons ATGAACGGTCTCGATTTGTCCCGGCCCACGCTCGACTACAAGATGAACG GAAGCAGCGACGAAGGCGAGTCGACGTCGGGCACGCCAGCCGGGGGAGGCACGGGGGGTAGCGGGGAGAGCCAGGAAATGGAGGAGAACGGTACGATCCGTGGCGGAAGCAACAATTCCGCCGGCAATCTGGTGTACAGGGATCTGAAGGCCCTTCACCCGTCAAGCCACGACGTGTCCTCCCAGGATTACAATCCGCAATCGAGGCCGTCGTACCAGCGTGGCTACTCGCCGGCCATGGACAAGCCGAGTTACGAGAAGGAGCAGCACAGACCGCCCTCGTCCAGGGACGAGGAGAAACCTTCCTCGTGGGAGTACGGGGAGAAGACCGAGAGGAAGGAGTACTCGAGATCGCGGGATAGCTTGTACAGGAGCGAAGCGTATC AGGACGCGACGAAGCAGGAGCAGAAGGAGCACGCGAACCGCGAATGGGTATCGCCGGTGCCGGAAGTGGAGGTGGGCGGCTCGGCGCCGGGCGGCCCCCAGGTACGAGCGCGGAAGGACATTCCAAGGGGCGCCAGATTCGGCCCTTTCCTCGGCAAATGGGCCAGCGAGCCTTTCAACCCCCGTTACGCGTGGGAG gTTCGTACGGCCGGAAGCGGGGTGAGGGGGTGGTTGGACGCATCCCACGAGACGAATAATTGGTTGAAGTACGTTCGAAGCACTAGCAGCCCGCACGCGGTTAACATGCGACATGTGCTCATCGGTGGACag ATGGTGTACGAGGCGGTGAGGGACATTGCGGCGGGTGAAGAGCTTCTTCTCGGTGTTCGAGAACCTCTTCAGCTTCAGGACATGCTCGGCGAGAATACGACCGAGGATCGAAGCGACCGAGAGACCG CCTCGCAACACAGTGGAACCGTAGACGAGGACaaggaggacgaggaggagggcgAGACTAGATGCACCGTCTGCGACAAACCGTTTCAAGATATCGAATT ATTGGACAGCCATCTGATAACCTGTCACAGATACCCGGCGGAGCAGCATCGGTGCGACAATTGTCCCAGAGCGTACGCCTGGCGACCGTTGTTGGTACGCCACCGAGCGATCGTTCACGGTGATCTTCGGAACTACCCTTGCGAGAACTGTCCGAAG GTCTTCACGGACCCGTCCAATCTTCAGCGCCACATCCGGACCCATCACGTGGGCGCGAGGAGCCACGCGTGCACCGAGTGCGGCAAGACGTTCGCGACCAGCTCCGGGCTGAAGCAGCACACCCACATCCACAGCAGCGTGAAGCCGTTCCAGTGCGAGGTCTGCTTCAAGGCGTACACCCAGTTCTCCAATCTGTGCCGGCACAAGCGCATGCACGCCGATTGCCGTATGCAGATCAAGTGCGTGAAATGCGGCCAGTCGTTCAGCACGGTCACCTCGTTGTCCAAGCATAAGCGATTCTGCGACTCGACGCCACCTACCGGCCCGCCAGGCGCCATGCCGCAGTTGCCCACCCCGGCCCCCAGCCCTTTCCTCGTTTACCCCAGACCCCCGGTCAGCCTCCCCGGAGGTTTGCCCTTCTACCCGACCAGCCTGATGGGCCCCTACCCGGGAATCTTCCCCAACGCTCCCAATTTCTTGAACACCCCCCTCCTGTTCCCGCCCAAGGTCGAGGAAGCCGAGAAGAGGAGCGAGAGCCCGAAGAAGGAACGTTTCACCCCGCCAAGGGTTCTGCCGCAGCACAGCAAAGTGTCGCCGTCCACCGCCGAGGAGGCGACCTCCTCGTTCAGACCGTCTCCGGCCAGGCCGCCTGTCCAGCCGACCCCCGAGAGCGACGACCAAGACCCGTCCAAGAAACGGGAGATCGGAAGAGCGGGCAGCGAGAAGAAACCGGATCCCGAGCATACCGCGTCCACGACCACCGCGTCGTCCGCGAACGTCGAGGAGACGACGGATCAGCCGTTGGACCTCAGAGTGCAAACCAAGAAGCAGAGGACGAATTGCTCGAACGCGACGGCCGAGAGGAAGCCGAGTCGCAGCCCGTCCCCGGCCCCGGCTCGGGTCGAGGAGGTCCCGCCGCCCCCCGACCCTCCCAAGCCCGAGGAGGAGGGGGCCGCCTCCGTGCCGATGGAGGTCGACTCCAAGGACGTGGCGAGCAGCCCCCAGCTGAGGACCAGCCTGCCCGCCGAGCAACCGCCCACCAACACCCCGCCGCACATGGCGTACCCAAGACCCATCCACCCCATGTTCCTCGAGGCGATGTACCGCGGCCCGACCGGCTCGTTCCCCGGCTTCCCGGGCGGGCCCCCGCCCCCCGGTGGCGCCGCGCCCGAGTCCAGGCTGCTGCCGCCCCTGCCACCCTTCGGACCACCCCGCGGGCTTCCTTTTTTAGGGACGCTCATGAACGGGCTCAGCGGCGCTAGGCCTGGAGGCGGAGGATTCGACCTGCTCGCCAGGCCGCCGCTGGGGCCGTTCCCCGGCGTGAAACCGTTTCAGGAGGCGGTGATCGCGcctcaccaccaccaccaccaccaccacgccCACGGCAAGATGAAGGATCGGTACTCGTGCAAGTTTTGCGGCAAGGTGTTCCCCAGATCCGCAAACTTGACCAGACACCTGCGCACCCACACCGGCGAGCAACCGTACAAGTGCAAGTACTGCGAACGGTCGTTCAGCATCTCGAGCAACCTGCAACGGCACGTGAGAAACATCCACGACAAGCAGAGGCCGTTCAAGTGTCCCCTGTGCGAGAGATGTTTCGGCCAGCAGACGAACTTGGACCGGCATCTGAAGAAGCACGAGGCCGACGACGGGAGCGGTGTCGTTTCCGTGGCCGACTCGCCTGGGAGCAGCAACGAGAACGAGCGCGAGGACACTTACTTCGACGAGATCAGGTCGTTCATGGGCAAAGTGACTTACGGGGGTGAAGCTGGTTACGGATTGCCGCCCCATCCGGCCTATCTGCCCAGTCGGCTTCACGAGATGCACGAGTCCAAGATGGAGACGGAGtacgacgaggacgaggacagCGAGGAAGGGGTGTCCCCCCTGGACGAGACGGATGGCATGTCCCCGGCCGAGACCAAGGAATCGGCAACCCCGCCGCCCCAGTACGATCTCAAGCTGAGGGAGAAGCAGGAACTGCTCAACAACAACACGGCCGAACCCGTGATCGAGATCTCCACATAG